Proteins from one Limanda limanda chromosome 9, fLimLim1.1, whole genome shotgun sequence genomic window:
- the mcoln2 gene encoding mucolipin-2 has product MELLGRYLERSNSVSSVMAQDAVNEENLRDDLKYYFMSPCEKYRTRRHIPWKLGVQILKIVMITTQLILFGLNNQLVVSYKEENTITLKNLFLKDYAGVDEDDYSVAVYTQQGVYESLHYVLDQYSQLGRLSTGPITYPEDDDGNLLPLDMCKEHYKRGSVEPSEEAYDVDAQLETVCTSHDPKTGNLQTLYNSSFFNLDFYRLVDIKITFQLKGINLQTVRSRELPDCYSFCVTITFDNQCHSGKVKIFLDIDTQRCACRNWKISGTAQKNTHYLLIFDGFVILVCLTSAVLCSRSIVLAVRLLQRFSRFFHESYNRKVCEDDQKEFLNGWYILVIVSDLLAIVGTILKMEIQTKNLTSYDVCSIFLGTATLMVWVSVIRYLGYFQKYNVLILTMRAAFPKVLRFCCCAGMIYLGYTFCGWIVLGPYHEKFEGLSRVAECLFSLVNGDDMFTTFAQLKDKNTLVWLFSRAYLYSFISLFIYMVLSLFIALITDAYETIKNYQKEGFPLTDLHKFLREQKDFPVAEESSQADVHIKNSVLCCCQRVPENDDMVLIS; this is encoded by the exons atgGAACTGTTGGGTCGATATCTGGAGAGGAGCAACTCAGTCAG ttcTGTCATGGCTCAAGATGCCGTGAACGAGGAGAACCTGAGAGATGACCTGAAGTACTACTTCATGAGCCCGTGTGAGAAGTACAGGACCCGACGACACATTCCCTGGAAACTAGGAGTCCAGATCCTGAAGATTGTCATGATCACAACACAA CTCATCCTGTTCGGCCTCAACAACCAGCTGGTGGTGTCTTATAAGGAGGAGAACACCATCACCCTGAAAAACCTCTTCCTGAAGGACTACGCTGGCGTGGATGAGGACGACTACAGTGTCGCCGTCTACACCCAGCAAGGTGTCTACGAGAGCCTGCATTATGTCCTGGATCAG TACAGCCAGTTGGGCCGGCTCTCTACGGGTCCCATCACCTACCCCGAGGACGACGATGGCAACCTGCTCCCGCTGGACATGTGTAAAGAGCACTACAAGAGAGGCAGCGTGGAGCCGTCTGAAGAGGCCTACGACGTAGACGCGCAGCTGGAGACAG TTTGCACGTCACATGATCCAAAGACTGGAAACCTGCAGACGCTCTACAACTCCTCCTTTTTTAATCTGGACTTTTACAG GCTCGTCGACATCAAAATCACCTTCCAGCTGAAAGGCATCAATCTGCAGACAGTGCGTTCACGGGAGTTACCTGACTGCTACTCCTTCTGTGTCACG ATAACATTTGATAACCAGTGTCACAGCGGGAAGGTGAAAATATTCCTGGACATAGACACTCAGAGGTGCGCCTGCAGGAACTGGAAGATCTCAGGAACAG CTCAGAAGAACACACACTATCTCCTGATATTCGACGGCTTCGTCATCCTAGTCTGCCTCACGTCGGCCGTGCTGTGCAGCCGCTCCATCGTGCTGGCCGTCAGGTTACTCCAG AGATTCTCCAGATTCTTCCACGAGAGCTACAATCGTAAAGTGTGTGAGGACGATCAGAAGGAGTTCTTGAACGGCTGGTACATCCTTGTCATCGTCAGCGACCTCTTGGCCATAGTTGGAACAATATTGAAGATGGAAATACAAACAAAG AATTTGACCAGTTATGACGTGTGCAGTATCTTCCTGGGAACAGCCACCTTAATGGTGTGGGTCAGTGTGATCAGGTACCTGGGATACTTCCAGAAATACAAC GTGCTGATTTTAACTATGAGAGCCGCCTTCCCCAAGGTCCTGCGTTTCTGCTGCTGTGCCGGAATGATCTACCTGGGCTACACCTTCTGCGGGTGGATCGTTCTGGGCCCGTACCACGAGAAG TTCGAGGGCCTGAGTCGCGTGGCCGAGTGTCTGTTCTCCCTGGTGAACGGTGACGACATGTTCACGACCTTCGCCCAGCTGAAGGACAAGAACACGCTGGTGTGGCTCTTCAGTCGGGCGTACCTCTACTCCTTCATCTCCCTGTTCATTTACATGGTGCTGTCGCTCTTCATCGCCCTCATCACCGACGCCTACGAGACCATCAAG AACTACCAAAAGGAAGGTTTCCCGTTGACGGACCTGCACAAGTTCCTCAGAGAGCAGAAAGATTTCCCTGTGGCGGAGGAGAGCAGTCAGGCAGATGTTCACATCAAGAACtctgtgctctgctgctgccaacG AGTTCCAGAAAATGACGACATGGTGCTGATCAGTTGA
- the clcc1 gene encoding chloride channel CLIC-like protein 1, which yields MLLPLLVVSLVLVSVVGQQANNDWVDPYDMLHYDSTTKTMRKPTEPAHYDNVATKRREYTEDPSQAELETFTSQVVDLQKKIEEQKKKIALLSGQPTCNPVFKRFLTRLLKEMQKVGLPTDSSEAFYDAKVGVSHQAITEIQKLLDGDGSFTTGTLDSAVSQILVDLRRHDYEAWKWRFEDSFGVELETLLKIGLCVLVMMAIICTQLWSTVSWFVQFTRLFAVCFAVSIVWNWFYLYKIAFAERQNNLAKMDSVNDKCTGMKKIYWSDSLKEWYRSTWTLQDDPCKSYYEHLIVDPILLVPPTKAISITITTFITEPMKHIGQGISEFLRALLKDLPVTLQIPVLLTIVLIIVVFVYVSVQAAFLHGITAPLRRRGPPPPGLQQPQQQPQVQIQGVADLDPLAGRDTHQQGPRQQADDDRAHRNPVRQRHSNSTREKKARVVVETLQYAARSEDETDNEQQEGRPEAEQNLTEESDAENQVENKEELEEAGANSVAAHTAQAKSKTTPKAKPRTVSENRSQDQHSGDDAAPRSSPAGNPPSHTDVKGSSSKKNKKPLNITLETYDSVS from the exons ATGCTGCTCCCTCTGCTGGTGGTTAGCCTGGTTCTGGTCTCTGTCGTGGGGCAGCAGGCAAACAATGACTGGGTCGACCCGTATGATATGCTCCACTACGACTCAACCACCAAGACCATGAGGAAGCCCACTGAG CCAGCTCACTATGATAACGTGGCAACCAAGAGAAGAGAGTACACAGAGGACCCCAGCCAGGCCGAGCTGGAGACGTTCACAAGTCAAGTAGTGGATCTACAGAAGAAG ATTGaagaacaaaagaagaagatCGCACTCCTCTCAGGTCAGCCAACATGCAACCCAGTCTTCAAGAGATTCCTAACCAGGCTCCTGAAGGAAATGCAAAAAGTTGGTTTG CCCACTGACTCCTCAGAGGCTTTCTATGATGCGAAAGTTGGAGTTTCTCATCAAGCCATCACAGAAATTCAGAAACTTCTGGATGGTGACGGGAGCTTCACAACTGGTACTCTTGACTCTGCTGTCAGTCAGATACTAGTGGATCTTAGACGACACGACTATGAGGCCTGGAAGTGGCGTTTTGAGGACAGTTTTGGCGTGGAGCTGGAGACACTATTGAAG ATCGGGCTGTGTGTTCTGGTCATGATGGCCATCATCTGCACGCAGCTGTGGTCGACCGTGTCCTGGTTTGTGCAGTTCACTCGACTCTTTGCTGTCTGCTTTGCTGTCAGTATTGTCTGGAACTGGTTTTACCTGTATAAG ATCGCCTTTGCTGAGCGCCAAAACAACCTGGCGAAGATGGACAGTGTAAATGATAAGTGCACCGGCATGAAGAAAATTTACTGGAGCGATAGTTTGAAAG AGTGGTACAGAAGCACCTGGACTCTTCAGGACGACCCCTGTAAGAGTTACTATGAACACCTCATTGTCGACCCCATTCTGCTGGTACCTCCAACCAAG GCGATCTCCATTACCATCACAACTTTCATCACAGAGCCAATGAAGCACATTGGCCAGGGGATCAGTGAGTTTCTTCGGGCCCTCCTCAAAGATCTACCGGTTACCCTGCAGATCCCTGTTCTCCTCACAATTGTTCTAATCATTGTG GTATTCGTGTATGTCAGTGTGCAGGCAGCCTTCCTGCATGGCATCACTGCACCTCTACGCAGACGGggtccacctcctcctgggcTCCAACAACCACAACAGCAGCCTCAGGTTCAAATCCAGGGGGTCGCGGACCTTGACCCCTTAGCAGGCAGGGATACACACCAGCAAGGTCCAAGGCAGCAAGCCGATGATGACAGGGCACACAGGAATCCGGTTCGTCAGCGGCATTCCAACAGCACCAGGGAGAAGAAGGCCCGGGTGGTTGTGGAGACACTGCAATATGCTGCCCGCAGTGAGGATGAGACAGACAATGAGCAACAGGAGGGAAGACCTGAGGCGGAGCAGAATCTGACCGAGGAGTCAGATGCAGAAAACCAAGTGGAGAACAAAGAGGAGCTCGAAGAAGCAGGTGCAAACAGTGTTGCTGCTCACACAGCCCAAGCAAAATCCAAAACCACGCCCAAGGCCAAACCTAGGACTGTGAGTGAGAATCGTTCCCAGGACCAACACAGTGGAGACGATGCGGCACCCAGATCTTCGCCGGCAGGAAATCCGCCTTCACATACTGATGTCAAGGGgagttcttccaaaaaaaacaaaaaacctcttAATATCACACTGGAGACATATGATAGTGTTTCTTAA